A stretch of the Streptomyces sp. WMMB303 genome encodes the following:
- a CDS encoding TetR/AcrR family transcriptional regulator — translation MRHHKPGTALRSDAQRNRERILEVALAELTRAADAPLSTIAKKAGVGQGTLYRNFPSREALVLEVYRYEVQQVAEAAEQLLRTRPPDRALREWMDRLARYSLAKAGLADALRAATSACGTLAGLGYGPLTQAVGTLLEANERAGTIRPGMTPEDFLLAIAGLWQIDPQHDWQARADRLLDLVMDGLRAGAPGRPASAE, via the coding sequence GTGCGGCACCACAAGCCCGGCACCGCGCTGCGCTCGGACGCGCAGCGCAACCGCGAACGCATCCTGGAGGTGGCGCTCGCGGAGCTGACCCGCGCCGCCGACGCGCCGCTGAGCACCATCGCCAAGAAGGCGGGGGTCGGCCAGGGCACCCTCTACCGCAACTTCCCCAGCCGCGAGGCCCTGGTCCTGGAGGTCTACCGGTACGAGGTGCAGCAGGTGGCCGAGGCCGCCGAGCAACTGCTGCGCACCCGGCCGCCGGACCGGGCGCTGCGCGAGTGGATGGACCGGCTCGCCCGGTACTCGCTGGCCAAGGCGGGTCTCGCGGACGCGCTGCGGGCGGCCACCAGCGCCTGCGGCACCCTCGCCGGGCTCGGGTACGGTCCGCTGACGCAGGCCGTGGGCACCCTGCTGGAGGCCAACGAACGCGCCGGAACGATACGCCCCGGGATGACCCCGGAGGACTTCCTCCTGGCCATCGCGGGGCTGTGGCAGATCGATCCGCAGCACGACTGGCAGGCCCGCGCCGACCGGCTCCTCGACCTGGTGATGGACGGGCTGCGGGCCGGCGCCCCGGGGCGCCCGGCGTCCGCCGAGTGA
- a CDS encoding 2Fe-2S iron-sulfur cluster-binding protein, translated as MAPATASAITLQINGEHHTLTVDNRTTLLDALRERLDLTGSKKGCDQGQCGACTVLVDGRRTVACLQLAVAAEGRAVTTIEGVADGEQLHPVQQAFLDLDGYQCGYCTPGQICSALGVLEEHAAGWPSAATGDVRPEAGPPPLTPEEIRERMSGNLCRCGAYVSIVQAVSQAASTPARPAVGTGPKEPAA; from the coding sequence ATGGCTCCAGCCACCGCCAGCGCAATCACCTTGCAGATCAACGGAGAGCACCACACCCTGACCGTCGACAACCGCACCACCCTGCTCGACGCGCTGCGCGAGCGCCTCGACCTGACCGGTTCGAAGAAGGGCTGCGACCAGGGACAGTGCGGCGCCTGCACCGTCCTGGTCGACGGCCGCCGGACCGTGGCCTGCCTGCAACTGGCCGTCGCCGCCGAGGGGCGTGCCGTCACCACCATCGAAGGCGTCGCGGACGGCGAGCAACTCCACCCGGTGCAGCAGGCGTTCCTCGACCTCGACGGCTATCAGTGCGGCTATTGCACCCCGGGGCAGATCTGCTCCGCCCTCGGCGTACTCGAGGAGCACGCGGCGGGCTGGCCCAGCGCCGCCACCGGCGACGTCCGGCCCGAGGCGGGACCGCCACCACTGACCCCGGAGGAGATACGGGAGCGGATGAGCGGCAACCTGTGCCGCTGCGGCGCGTACGTGTCGATCGTCCAGGCCGTCTCGCAGGCCGCCTCGACCCCGGCCCGGCCCGCCGTCGGCACGGGCCCGAAGGAGCCCGCCGCATGA
- a CDS encoding xanthine dehydrogenase family protein subunit M produces the protein MREFSYQRATDVEGAVALLDSDPDARYLGGGTNLIDLMKTGVERPGRLVDVRELPLDRIEPTAEGGLRIGATVTNSDLAAHSEVRGRYPALAEAVLAGASGQLRNMATVGGNLLQRTRCPYFTDTSLPCNKRAPGSGCSAATGEHRNHAVLGASAHCVAVHPSDMGVALAAFDAVVSFETAEGSGELPLADFYLPVGDTPHRETALPQGALITAVTLPPAPVAARSRYRKVRERASYAFAIGSVAGALDVADGAVRDVRLAFGAVASHPWRARTAERALLGQPAEETAFAAAADAELAAAQALEQNAYKLPLLRNLVVSLLTELAEEAAR, from the coding sequence ATGAGGGAGTTCAGCTACCAGCGCGCCACCGATGTCGAGGGGGCCGTCGCGCTGCTCGACTCCGACCCGGACGCGCGCTACCTGGGCGGGGGCACCAACCTGATCGATCTGATGAAGACCGGCGTCGAACGCCCCGGGCGGCTCGTCGACGTCCGGGAACTGCCCCTGGACCGCATCGAACCGACCGCGGAAGGCGGACTGCGGATCGGCGCCACGGTCACCAACAGCGACCTGGCCGCCCACTCCGAGGTCCGCGGCCGCTACCCGGCGCTGGCGGAGGCCGTACTGGCCGGAGCCTCGGGCCAACTGCGCAACATGGCCACCGTCGGCGGCAACCTCCTGCAGCGCACCCGCTGCCCCTACTTCACCGACACCTCCCTCCCCTGCAACAAGCGCGCCCCGGGCAGCGGATGCTCGGCGGCCACCGGGGAGCACCGCAATCACGCCGTCCTCGGAGCCTCGGCGCACTGCGTGGCCGTCCACCCGTCCGACATGGGCGTCGCGCTGGCCGCGTTCGACGCCGTCGTCTCCTTCGAGACCGCCGAGGGAAGCGGCGAGCTGCCGCTGGCCGACTTCTACCTGCCGGTCGGCGACACTCCGCATCGGGAGACCGCGCTGCCGCAGGGGGCGCTCATCACGGCCGTCACCCTGCCGCCCGCGCCGGTCGCCGCGCGCTCCCGCTACCGCAAGGTGCGCGAGCGGGCCTCCTACGCCTTCGCCATCGGCTCGGTCGCCGGTGCGCTCGACGTGGCCGACGGCGCCGTGCGCGACGTGCGGCTGGCCTTCGGCGCCGTCGCCTCCCACCCATGGCGGGCAAGGACCGCCGAGCGGGCACTGCTGGGGCAGCCGGCCGAGGAGACGGCGTTCGCGGCGGCGGCCGACGCCGAACTGGCCGCGGCGCAGGCGCTGGAGCAGAACGCCTACAAACTGCCGCTGCTGCGCAACCTCGTCGTCTCCCTGCTCACCGAACTGGCCGAGGAGGCCGCCCGATGA
- a CDS encoding xanthine dehydrogenase family protein molybdopterin-binding subunit — MTTTAKPRTVGAARTRVEGREKVTGAARYASEQPFEELAHGWLVLSTVARGRVRAVGEEAVRALPGVLTVLHSGNAPRLTTDFASLLGPPDPVVALFQHDRVPHLGWPVALVVAETPEEAREAAETLVVEYDEEPHDVAFHAGRPGTYPPEDGSAVAAKGDLEAELAASSVLVDASYTTPEQHHSAMEPHAATAHWDEGRLEVLDTNQGTGWVAGDLAQLFSLDASSVRVRSEHIGGAFGSKGVRPHQVGAVMAATVLHRPVRLALTRRQVFAVTGYRSPTAQRVRLGAEPDGRLRAFGHEALNLTSTLRPFVETSAVFGRVMYDARAHHTAHRLVGLDMPTPTWMRAPGEAPGSFAVESALDELAERLEMDPIALRARNEPESGPLSGLPFSSRNLLGCFEEGARRFGWAGRDPRPRLRREGRWLLGTGTAAATYPSGAAPSTASVTAEPDGGFTVRISAADVGTGARTALALVAAEALDVEAERVTVRIGDSDFGQAWVAGGSMGTRSWSLAVVSAAEELRGRLALSDGDIPPDGITARTDTARLLAELAKKERHSFGAQFAEVAVDVTTGEVRVRRMLGVFAAGRIVNPLTARSQLVGGMTWGLSMALHEEAVRDAASGGQVGADFAGYHVAANADVPVIEADWIDDPVPDDPVGIKGIGEIGIVGAAAAISNAVWHATGVRHRDLPLRPDRILRAEEGTGTGA, encoded by the coding sequence ATGACCACCACGGCGAAACCCCGGACCGTCGGTGCCGCCCGCACCCGCGTCGAGGGCCGGGAGAAGGTGACCGGCGCGGCCCGCTACGCGAGCGAACAGCCCTTCGAGGAGCTGGCACACGGCTGGCTGGTCCTCTCGACCGTCGCACGCGGCCGCGTCCGCGCGGTCGGCGAGGAGGCGGTGCGGGCCCTCCCCGGTGTGCTGACCGTGCTGCACTCCGGCAACGCTCCGCGCCTGACCACGGACTTCGCCTCCTTGCTCGGCCCGCCCGATCCCGTCGTGGCACTCTTCCAGCACGACCGGGTGCCGCACCTGGGATGGCCGGTGGCCCTGGTCGTCGCCGAGACGCCGGAGGAGGCACGGGAGGCCGCCGAGACGCTGGTCGTCGAGTACGACGAGGAACCGCACGACGTCGCCTTCCACGCCGGCCGGCCCGGCACCTACCCGCCCGAGGACGGCAGCGCCGTGGCGGCGAAGGGCGACCTGGAAGCCGAACTGGCCGCCTCCAGTGTGCTGGTCGACGCCTCGTACACCACCCCCGAACAGCACCACAGCGCCATGGAACCGCATGCCGCCACCGCCCACTGGGACGAGGGGCGGCTGGAGGTGCTGGACACCAACCAGGGCACCGGCTGGGTGGCGGGCGATCTGGCCCAGCTGTTCTCGCTGGACGCCTCCTCGGTACGGGTGCGCTCGGAGCACATCGGCGGTGCCTTCGGCTCCAAGGGAGTCCGGCCGCACCAGGTGGGCGCTGTGATGGCCGCGACCGTCCTGCACCGGCCGGTCCGCCTGGCGCTGACCCGGCGCCAGGTGTTCGCGGTCACCGGCTACCGCAGCCCCACCGCACAGCGGGTGCGGCTCGGCGCGGAACCGGACGGGCGGTTGCGCGCGTTCGGGCACGAGGCGCTCAACCTCACCTCGACACTGCGTCCGTTCGTGGAGACCAGCGCCGTCTTCGGACGGGTCATGTACGACGCGCGGGCGCACCACACCGCGCACCGCCTCGTCGGTCTCGACATGCCGACGCCGACCTGGATGCGGGCACCCGGCGAGGCCCCGGGGTCCTTCGCGGTGGAGTCGGCGCTCGACGAGCTGGCCGAGCGGCTGGAGATGGACCCGATCGCGCTGCGGGCCCGCAACGAGCCGGAGAGCGGACCGCTCTCCGGCCTCCCCTTCAGCAGCCGCAACCTGCTCGGCTGCTTCGAGGAGGGCGCCCGCCGGTTCGGCTGGGCCGGGCGCGACCCGCGGCCGCGGCTGCGCCGCGAGGGCCGGTGGCTGCTGGGTACCGGAACAGCCGCGGCCACCTACCCGTCCGGCGCCGCGCCCTCGACCGCCTCCGTGACGGCCGAGCCGGACGGCGGCTTCACCGTGCGGATCTCCGCGGCGGACGTGGGCACCGGCGCCCGCACGGCCCTCGCCCTCGTCGCCGCGGAGGCGCTCGACGTGGAGGCCGAGCGGGTGACCGTACGGATCGGGGACAGCGACTTCGGCCAGGCCTGGGTCGCCGGCGGCTCCATGGGCACCCGTTCGTGGTCCCTGGCCGTCGTCTCGGCAGCCGAGGAACTGCGCGGCCGGCTGGCGCTGTCCGACGGTGACATCCCGCCGGACGGCATCACCGCGCGCACGGACACCGCGAGGCTGCTCGCCGAGCTCGCCAAGAAGGAACGGCACTCCTTCGGGGCACAGTTCGCCGAAGTCGCCGTCGACGTGACCACCGGCGAGGTCCGGGTGCGGCGCATGCTGGGGGTGTTCGCGGCAGGCCGGATCGTCAACCCGCTCACCGCCCGCAGCCAGCTCGTCGGCGGGATGACCTGGGGCCTGTCCATGGCCCTCCACGAGGAGGCCGTGCGGGACGCGGCGTCCGGGGGCCAGGTGGGGGCGGATTTCGCCGGTTACCACGTCGCCGCCAACGCGGATGTCCCGGTCATCGAGGCGGACTGGATCGACGACCCCGTCCCCGACGACCCGGTGGGGATCAAGGGCATCGGCGAGATCGGCATCGTGGGCGCGGCCGCGGCGATCTCCAACGCGGTCTGGCACGCGACCGGGGTCCGCCACCGGGACCTTCCGCTGCGTCCGGACCGGATTCTGCGGGCGGAGGAGGGGACCGGGACCGGCGCCTGA
- a CDS encoding LysR family transcriptional regulator: MEWTSPQLRSLVELTRRGTVTAVARSLGYTPGGVSQQIAALERSTGMELLRRVGRRVELTDAGVTLAAHAERILATEAEAVEALERTRHEVCGTLRIGLFATAAAEILPLALRHARETCPGITVRSRDMDVDDVYDAVAGGSVELALGLDYPDVPLPRDASLCVLPLSRERFSLAAPTGELTGRATVALHELRERGWILPSAGSYYGRAALTACRRAGFEPRVLHEVTDTAATLALVETGVGVSLVTDLMLRLRPSHLDVLGLSDAVERHIVVVCRTASRHRPTVAALVDVLRSAACAPAGEQGRPAGEGSGRPG, from the coding sequence ATGGAATGGACGAGTCCGCAACTGCGGTCGCTGGTGGAGCTGACCCGGCGGGGCACGGTCACCGCGGTCGCGCGCTCCCTCGGCTACACCCCCGGCGGGGTCTCCCAGCAGATCGCCGCGCTGGAGAGGTCCACCGGTATGGAGCTGCTGCGGCGGGTGGGGCGCCGGGTCGAACTGACCGACGCGGGTGTGACGTTGGCGGCCCACGCCGAGCGGATCCTGGCCACGGAGGCCGAAGCCGTGGAGGCGCTGGAGCGCACCCGCCACGAGGTCTGCGGGACACTGCGGATCGGCCTCTTCGCCACCGCCGCCGCCGAGATCCTGCCGCTCGCGCTCCGGCACGCCCGGGAGACCTGCCCGGGCATCACCGTGCGCAGCCGCGACATGGACGTGGACGACGTGTACGACGCGGTGGCGGGCGGCTCCGTGGAGCTGGCCCTGGGCCTGGACTACCCGGACGTGCCCCTCCCGCGGGACGCGTCGCTGTGCGTGCTCCCGCTCTCCCGCGAGCGGTTCTCCCTCGCCGCACCTACGGGCGAGCTGACCGGCCGGGCGACGGTCGCGCTCCACGAGCTGCGCGAGCGGGGCTGGATCCTGCCGTCGGCCGGGAGCTACTACGGCCGCGCGGCGCTCACCGCCTGCCGCCGGGCCGGTTTCGAACCGCGGGTGCTGCACGAGGTGACCGACACCGCCGCGACACTGGCCCTGGTCGAGACCGGGGTGGGAGTCAGCCTGGTGACGGACCTGATGCTGCGGCTGCGCCCCTCGCACCTCGACGTCCTCGGGCTGAGCGACGCCGTGGAGCGGCACATCGTGGTGGTCTGCCGGACCGCCTCGCGGCACCGGCCGACGGTGGCGGCGCTGGTCGACGTGCTGCGCTCGGCCGCCTGTGCCCCGGCGGGCGAGCAGGGGCGGCCCGCGGGGGAGGGGAGCGGGAGGCCCGGCTGA
- a CDS encoding FAD-binding oxidoreductase encodes MPSSAFRTVPDSADVVIIGGGVLGTSAAFHLAEAGVRDVVLLERGELGCGSSGKPIGGVRAQFSDPLNIELGRRSLDAYRCFGDRPGADIRFAPVGYLFLLDSAEQEADFATGVAVQNGLGVPSRMIGPDEARRLCPWLSTDGLVAAAYCPTAGHARPGAVVRGYAEAAAAGGVRVAEHTEVTGLGTVGGRVTHVHTSHGRISCGSVICAAGAWSGQIGDMAGVSLPVRPVRRQLAFTAPLAPTAPRLPFTIDFSSSAYFHNSDDGLLFGLADPDETEGFDTTWTPDWLERFRAVARRRAPALAGMETVGGWAGLYENTPDHNALIGRSGELENFLYATGFSGHGFLQAPAVGEIVRDLHLGRRPFADPAPLSADRFHAGSGIRPEAHVV; translated from the coding sequence ATGCCCTCCTCCGCTTTCCGTACCGTCCCGGACTCCGCCGACGTCGTGATCATCGGCGGTGGTGTGCTGGGCACCAGCGCCGCCTTCCACCTCGCCGAGGCCGGGGTGCGCGACGTCGTCCTGCTGGAGCGCGGCGAGCTGGGCTGCGGCAGCTCGGGGAAACCGATCGGCGGCGTACGCGCCCAGTTCTCCGACCCGCTCAACATCGAACTGGGCCGGCGCAGCCTGGATGCCTACCGCTGCTTCGGCGACCGCCCCGGTGCGGACATCCGGTTCGCTCCCGTCGGCTACCTGTTCCTGCTCGACAGCGCGGAGCAGGAGGCGGACTTCGCGACCGGTGTCGCCGTCCAGAACGGCCTCGGCGTCCCCAGCCGCATGATCGGTCCGGACGAGGCGCGCCGGCTGTGCCCCTGGCTGAGCACCGACGGCCTGGTGGCCGCCGCCTACTGCCCCACGGCGGGCCACGCGCGCCCGGGCGCTGTGGTGCGTGGCTACGCGGAGGCCGCGGCCGCCGGCGGCGTGCGGGTGGCCGAGCACACCGAGGTGACCGGCCTCGGGACGGTCGGCGGCCGGGTGACCCACGTGCACACCAGCCATGGACGGATCTCCTGCGGCAGCGTCATCTGCGCGGCGGGAGCCTGGTCCGGACAGATCGGCGACATGGCCGGCGTCAGCCTTCCGGTGCGCCCGGTGCGCCGGCAACTGGCGTTCACCGCGCCGCTGGCCCCGACCGCGCCCCGCCTCCCCTTCACCATCGACTTCTCCTCCAGCGCCTACTTCCACAACAGCGACGACGGACTGCTGTTCGGGCTGGCCGACCCGGACGAGACCGAGGGTTTCGACACCACCTGGACACCGGACTGGCTGGAGCGCTTCCGCGCCGTGGCGCGCCGCCGCGCCCCCGCCCTGGCCGGCATGGAGACCGTCGGCGGCTGGGCCGGACTCTACGAGAACACCCCGGACCACAACGCGCTCATCGGCCGCTCCGGCGAACTGGAGAACTTCCTGTACGCCACGGGGTTCTCGGGACACGGCTTCCTCCAGGCGCCCGCGGTGGGCGAGATCGTCCGCGACCTCCACCTGGGACGCCGCCCGTTCGCCGACCCCGCGCCGCTCAGTGCCGACCGGTTCCACGCCGGATCCGGGATCCGTCCCGAGGCCCATGTCGTGTGA
- a CDS encoding VOC family protein produces MSCEPVPPGKEGRTVKRVEQWQLRAAFAERLSRMYGKEVPAYTTLVEVSHEVNEDVLRTRGSAAERLGSLDRVTAERHGAVRVGTPAELRQVARIFAALGMRPVGFYDLREAAVSAVPVVSTAFRPVDAEELARNPFRVFTSLLTPGDPRFFDPGLRARLEAFLAGRELFPPELLALADRAAAERELPPEQAERFLRLAVGAFELSCEPVDRAWYRTLERVSAVAADIGGVRSTHLNHLTPRVLDIDELYRRMTARGIEMIDTIQGPPGWQGPDVLLRQTSFRALAETRAMRTPDGSVVDGALRVRFGEVEARGIALTREGRARYDELVDLVDRRSARTPGRRREEIAREVWEQHLPRTERELAARGLAHFTFRTAADPPRDGTRPPADIGTLLRRGWVHAEPLVYEDFLPRSAAGIFQSNLTSQGTRDNSREAAAYDAGWLSGALEREVLDPFALYEQQQHRSLARVAHELGLDRTALVHPVHREHP; encoded by the coding sequence ATGTCGTGTGAGCCCGTACCCCCCGGGAAGGAAGGGCGAACCGTGAAGAGAGTCGAACAGTGGCAGTTGAGGGCCGCGTTCGCCGAACGGCTGTCGCGGATGTACGGGAAGGAGGTGCCCGCCTACACCACGCTGGTGGAGGTCTCCCACGAGGTCAACGAGGACGTCCTGCGCACCCGGGGCAGCGCGGCCGAACGCCTGGGCTCCCTCGACCGGGTGACCGCGGAGCGGCACGGCGCCGTCCGCGTCGGCACCCCCGCGGAACTGCGGCAGGTCGCCCGGATCTTCGCGGCCCTGGGGATGCGCCCGGTCGGCTTCTACGACCTGCGTGAGGCCGCGGTCAGCGCGGTCCCCGTCGTCTCCACCGCCTTCCGGCCCGTCGACGCCGAGGAGTTGGCGCGCAATCCCTTCCGCGTCTTCACCTCCCTGCTCACTCCTGGCGACCCCCGGTTCTTCGACCCCGGGCTCCGGGCACGGCTGGAGGCCTTCCTCGCGGGCCGCGAACTCTTCCCGCCGGAGCTGCTCGCGCTGGCCGACCGGGCCGCCGCCGAGCGGGAACTGCCGCCGGAGCAGGCCGAGCGCTTCCTCCGGCTGGCGGTCGGCGCCTTCGAACTGTCCTGCGAACCGGTCGACCGGGCCTGGTACCGGACCCTGGAGCGGGTCTCGGCCGTGGCGGCGGACATCGGCGGGGTCCGCAGCACGCACCTCAACCACCTCACCCCGCGGGTGCTCGACATCGACGAGCTGTACCGCCGGATGACCGCGCGCGGCATCGAGATGATCGACACCATTCAGGGCCCGCCCGGCTGGCAGGGGCCCGACGTGCTGCTGCGCCAGACATCTTTCCGGGCGCTGGCCGAAACCCGGGCGATGCGCACCCCGGACGGCAGCGTGGTCGACGGTGCGCTGCGGGTGCGCTTCGGCGAGGTCGAGGCGCGCGGTATCGCCCTGACCCGGGAGGGCCGCGCCCGCTACGACGAGCTGGTCGACCTGGTCGACCGGCGCAGCGCGCGGACGCCCGGGCGGCGACGCGAGGAGATCGCCCGGGAGGTGTGGGAGCAGCACCTGCCCCGCACCGAGCGGGAACTCGCCGCCCGCGGACTGGCGCACTTCACCTTCCGTACGGCCGCCGATCCACCCCGCGACGGCACCCGGCCCCCGGCGGACATCGGGACACTGCTGCGGCGGGGGTGGGTCCACGCCGAACCTCTCGTCTACGAGGATTTCCTGCCCCGCTCCGCGGCCGGCATCTTCCAGTCCAACCTCACCTCGCAGGGCACCCGCGACAACTCGCGGGAGGCCGCCGCCTACGACGCCGGGTGGCTCTCCGGTGCGCTGGAGCGCGAGGTGCTCGACCCGTTCGCGCTCTACGAGCAGCAGCAGCACCGCTCTCTGGCCCGGGTCGCGCACGAGCTGGGGCTGGATCGCACCGCCCTCGTCCACCCCGTCCACCGCGAACACCCCTGA
- a CDS encoding aldehyde dehydrogenase family protein, protein MTSTALPSTDDLRARARTRLDAIGVRVPEGGDLPARTPLTGECLFGLRTATAAEAETAVAEARAAFRTWRGTPAPRRGELVRRLGELLREHKSDLADLVTIEAGKIRSESLGEVQEMIDICDFAVGLSRQLYGRTIASERPGHRLAETWHPLGVVGVISAFNFPAAVWSWNTAVALVCGDTVVWKPSELTPLTSLACDRLLARAADDVGAPPAVHRLLLGDRSVGRQLVDDPRIALLSATGSTRMGRETAPRVAARLGRSLLELGGNNAAIVAPSADLDLAVQGIVFAAAGTAGQRCTTLRRLLVHRDVAEPLTARLGSAYRTLPVGDPFDDRTLVGPLISLAALEGMDGALTRARATGGELLAGGRRRLADAAPEAAYCEPALVRVDEQSDVVREETFAPILYILAYDTLEEALALHNDVPQGLSSSIFTRDQREAEVFLSAAGSDCGIANVNIGTSGAEIGGAFGGEKDTGGGRESGSDAWKSYMRRATNTVNFSDELPLAQNVSFL, encoded by the coding sequence ATGACCAGCACCGCCCTGCCCAGTACGGATGACCTGCGGGCCCGCGCCCGCACCCGCCTCGACGCGATCGGCGTACGGGTACCGGAAGGCGGCGACCTCCCGGCCCGGACCCCGCTCACCGGGGAGTGCCTCTTCGGGCTCCGCACCGCCACCGCTGCCGAAGCCGAGACTGCCGTCGCCGAAGCACGCGCGGCGTTCCGCACCTGGCGCGGCACGCCCGCGCCGCGCCGCGGGGAACTCGTGCGCAGGCTCGGGGAGCTGCTGCGCGAGCACAAGAGCGACCTCGCCGATCTCGTGACCATCGAGGCGGGCAAGATCAGGTCCGAGTCCCTGGGCGAGGTCCAGGAGATGATCGACATCTGCGACTTCGCCGTCGGTCTGTCGCGCCAGTTGTACGGCCGCACCATCGCCTCCGAGCGTCCCGGGCACCGACTCGCCGAGACCTGGCACCCGCTCGGGGTGGTCGGCGTCATCTCCGCCTTCAACTTCCCCGCGGCCGTGTGGTCGTGGAACACCGCGGTCGCACTGGTCTGCGGGGACACGGTCGTCTGGAAGCCCTCGGAGCTGACCCCGCTCACCTCCCTGGCCTGCGACCGCCTGCTGGCCCGCGCGGCCGACGACGTCGGAGCGCCCCCCGCGGTGCACCGCCTGCTGCTCGGCGACCGTTCCGTCGGCCGGCAACTCGTGGACGACCCCCGGATCGCCCTGCTCAGCGCCACCGGCTCGACCCGCATGGGCCGCGAGACAGCGCCCCGCGTCGCGGCTCGGCTCGGCCGCAGTCTGCTGGAACTCGGCGGCAACAACGCCGCGATCGTCGCCCCGTCCGCCGATCTCGACCTCGCCGTGCAGGGCATCGTCTTCGCCGCCGCGGGCACCGCGGGACAGCGCTGCACGACGCTGCGCCGTCTCCTCGTCCACCGGGACGTCGCCGAACCGCTGACCGCCCGGCTGGGCTCGGCCTACCGCACGCTGCCGGTCGGCGACCCGTTCGACGACCGCACGCTCGTCGGTCCGCTGATCTCCCTCGCGGCCCTCGAGGGGATGGACGGCGCGCTGACGCGGGCCCGGGCTACGGGGGGCGAACTGCTGGCCGGGGGCCGCCGCAGGCTGGCCGACGCCGCCCCGGAGGCGGCCTACTGCGAACCGGCTCTGGTCCGCGTCGACGAACAGTCCGACGTCGTACGGGAGGAGACCTTCGCACCGATCCTCTACATACTCGCCTACGACACGCTCGAGGAAGCGCTGGCCCTGCACAATGACGTCCCGCAGGGCCTCTCCTCCAGCATATTCACCCGCGACCAGCGGGAGGCCGAGGTCTTCCTCTCGGCCGCGGGCTCCGACTGCGGGATCGCCAACGTCAACATCGGCACCTCGGGGGCGGAGATCGGCGGCGCGTTCGGCGGGGAGAAGGACACCGGCGGCGGGCGCGAGTCGGGCTCGGACGCCTGGAAGTCCTACATGCGCCGGGCGACCAACACCGTCAACTTCTCCGATGAGCTCCCGCTGGCCCAGAACGTCAGCTTCCTGTGA
- a CDS encoding SDR family NAD(P)-dependent oxidoreductase codes for MSTASPATPSRTAVVTGASSGIGAATARRLAAAGYRVVLAARRAERIAALAAELVEEGQQAEAHTLDVTDRAAVDAFAERFETLEVLVNNAGGALGADPVASGDPEDWRRMYETNVLGTLHTTQALLPALTAGAGTVVVLSSTAGLATYEGGAGYVAAKHAQHVLAETLRLEIVGSPVRVIEIAPGMVRTDEFALTRFRGDEEKAARVYEGVAEPLTADDVADTIAWCVSRPSRVNVDLLVVRPRAQASNTKVHREP; via the coding sequence ATGAGCACCGCCTCGCCCGCCACCCCCTCCCGCACCGCTGTCGTCACCGGAGCGAGCAGCGGCATCGGCGCCGCCACCGCCCGCCGGCTGGCGGCGGCCGGCTACCGGGTCGTGCTGGCCGCGCGCCGTGCGGAGCGCATCGCCGCCCTCGCCGCCGAACTCGTCGAGGAGGGGCAGCAGGCCGAGGCCCACACCCTGGATGTGACCGACCGTGCGGCGGTCGACGCGTTCGCCGAACGGTTCGAGACACTGGAGGTGCTGGTCAACAACGCGGGCGGGGCGCTGGGGGCGGACCCGGTCGCCTCCGGCGACCCCGAGGACTGGCGGCGGATGTACGAGACCAACGTCCTCGGGACCCTGCACACCACGCAGGCGCTGCTGCCCGCGCTGACCGCCGGTGCGGGCACGGTCGTGGTGCTCTCCTCGACGGCGGGCCTCGCGACGTACGAGGGCGGGGCCGGGTACGTCGCGGCGAAGCACGCCCAGCACGTGCTCGCCGAGACCCTGCGTCTGGAGATCGTCGGCAGCCCCGTCCGGGTGATCGAGATCGCGCCCGGGATGGTCCGGACCGACGAGTTCGCGCTCACCCGGTTCCGGGGGGACGAGGAGAAGGCCGCACGGGTGTACGAAGGCGTGGCCGAGCCGCTGACCGCGGACGACGTGGCCGACACCATCGCGTGGTGCGTCTCGCGGCCGAGCCGGGTCAACGTCGACCTGCTGGTGGTGCGCCCGCGCGCGCAGGCGTCCAACACGAAGGTGCACCGCGAACCGTGA